One window of Canis lupus baileyi chromosome 21, mCanLup2.hap1, whole genome shotgun sequence genomic DNA carries:
- the CTNND1 gene encoding catenin delta-1 isoform X5, protein MDDSEVESTASILASVKEQEAQFEKLTRALEEERRHVSAQLERVRVSPQDANPLMANGTLTRRHQNGRFVGDADLERQKFPDLKLNGPQDHSHLVYSTIPRMQEPGQIVETYTEEDPEGAMSVVSVETSDDGTTRRTETTVKKVVKTVTTRTVQPVPVGPDGLPVDASSVSNNYIQTLGRDFRKNGNGGPGPYVGQAGTATLPRNFHYPPDGYSRHYEDGYPGSSDNYGSLSRVTRIEERYRPSMEGYRAPSRQDVYGPQPQVRVGGSSVDLHRFHPEPYGLEDDQRSMGYDDLDYGMMSDYGTARRTGTPSDPRRRLRSYEDMIGEEVPSDQYYWAPLAQHERGSLASLDSLRKGGPPPPNWRQPELPEVIAMLGFRLDAVKSNAAAYLQHLCYRNDKVKTDVRKLKGIPVLVGLLDHPKKEVHLGACGALKNISFGRDQDNKIAIKNCDGVPALVRLLRKARDMDLTEVITGTLWNLSSHDSIKMEIVDHALHALTDEVIIPHSGWEREPNEDCKPRHIEWESVLTNTAGCLRNVSSERSEARRKLRECDGLVDALIFIVQAEIGQKDSDSKLVENCVCLLRNLSYQVHREIPQAERYQEAPPSVANNTGPHAASCFGAKKGKDEWFSRGKKPTEDPANDTVDFPKRTSPARGYELLFQPEVVRIYISLLKESKTPAILEASAGAIQNLCAGRWTYGRYIRSALRQEKALSAIADLLTNEHERVVKAASGALRNLAVDARNKELIGKHAIPNLVKNLPGGQQSSSQNFSEDTVVSLLNTINEVIAENLEAAKKLRETQGIEKLVLINKSGNRSEKEVRAAALVLQTIWGYKELRKPLEKEGWKKSDFQVNLNNASRSQSSHSYDDTTLPLIDRNQKTDKKPDREEIQMSSMGSNTKSLDNNYSTLNERGDHNRTLDRSGDLGEMEPLKGTPLMQKI, encoded by the exons GATCACAGTCACCTTGTGTATAGCACCATTCCCAGGATGCAGGAACCAGGGCAGATTGTGGAGACCTACACAGAGGAGGACCCTGAGGGAGCTATGTCTGTCGTTTCTGTGGAGACCTCTGATGATGGAACTACTCGGCGCACAGAGACCACA GTCAAGAAAGTGGTGAAGACTGTGACAACACGGACAGTACAGCCAGTCCCTGTGGGACCAGATGGGCTGCCTGTGGATGCCTCATCAGTTTCTAACAACTATATACAGACTTTGGGGCGTGACTTCCGCAAGAATGGCAATGGGGGACCTGGTCCCTATGTGGGGCAAGCAGGCACTGCTACCCTTCCCAGGAACTTCCACTATCCTCCTGATGGATATAGCCGCCATTATGAAGATGGTTATCCCGGTAGCAGTGACAACTATGGCAGTCTGTCCCGGGTGACCCGCATTGAGGAGCGGTACAGGCCCAGTATGGAAGGTTATCGGGCACCTAGTAGGCAGGATGTGTATGGGCCTCAGCCCCAGGTTCGGGTAGGTGGGAGCAGTGTGGATCTGCATCGTTTTCACCCGGAGCCTTATGGGCTAGAGGATGACCAGCGTAGCATGGGCTATGATGATTTGGATTATGGCATGATGTCTGATTATGGCACTGCCCGTCGGACTGGGACACCCTCTGATCCTCGCCGACGACTCAG GAGCTATGAAGACATGATTGGTGAGGAGGTGCCTTCGGACCAGTACTATTGGGCTCCTCTGGCCCAGCACGAACGGGGAAGTTTAGCAAGCTTGGATAGCCTGCGCAAGGGGGGGCCTCCACCCCCTAACTGGAGACAGCCAGAGCTGCCTGAGGTGATAGCCATGTTAGGATTCCGCTTGGATGCCGTCAAGTCTAACGCAGCTGCATACCTGCAGCACTTGTGCTATCGCAATGACAAGGTGAAGACTGATGTTCGGAAGCTCAAGGGGATCCCAGTACTGGTGGGATTGTTAGACCACCCTAAAAAGGAAGTGCACCTTGGAGCATGTGGAGCTCTCAAGAATATCTCTTTTGGGCGTGACCAGGATAACAAGATTGCTATAAAAAACTGTGATGGTGTTCCTGCCCTTGTGCGATTGCTCCGAAAGGCTCGGGATATGGACCTCACCGAAGTCATCACCG GAACCCTGTGGAATCTCTCATCCCATGACTCAATCAAAATGGAGATTGTGGACCATGCATTGCATGCCTTGACAGATGAAGTGATCATCCCACATTCTGGTTGGGAGCGGGAACCTAATGAAGATTGCAAGCCACGCCATATTGAATGGGAGTCAGTGCTCACCAACACAGCTGGCTGTCTTAG gAATGTCAGCTCAGAGAGGAGTGAAGCTCGCCGGAAACTTCGGGAATGTGATGGTTTAGTGGATGCCCTCATTTTCATTGTTCAGGCTGAGATTGGGCAGAAGGATTCAGACAGCAAG CTTGTGGAGAACTGTGTTTGCCTTCTTCGGAATCTGTCCTATCAAGTGCACCGGGAGATCCCACAGGCAGAGCGTTACCAAGAGGCACCTCCCAGTGTTGCCAACAATACTGGGCCACATGCTGCCAGTTGCTTTGGGGCCAAGAAGGGCAAAG ATGAGTGGTTCTCCAGAG ggaaaaaacccACAGAGGATCCAGCGAATGATACAGTGGATTTCCCTAAAAGAACTAGTCCAGCTCGAG GCTATGAGCTTTTATTTCAGCCAGAGGTAGTTCGGATATACATCTCACTCCTCAAAGAGAGCAAGACTCCTGCCATCCTAGAAGCCTCAGCTGGAGCCATCCAGAACTTGTGTGCTGGGCGCTGGACG TATGGCCGATACATTCGCTCTGCTCTGCGTCAAGAGAAGGCTCTTTCTGCCATCGCTGACCTCCTGACCAATGAACACGAGCGGGTAGTGAAAGCTGCATCTGGAGCACTGAGAAATCTGGCCGTGGATGCTCGCAACAAAGAACTCATTG GTAAACATGCTATTCCCAACTTGGTAAAGAATCTGCCAGGAGGGCAGCAGAGCTCTTCCCAGAATTTCTCTGAGGACACTGTGGTCTCTCTCTTGAACACCATCAACGAGGTTATTGCTGAGAACCTGGAGGCTGCCAAAAAGCTTCGAGAGACACAGGGCATTGAGAAGCTGGTGTTGATCAACAAATCAGG GAACCGTTCAGAAAAAGAAGTCCGAGCAGCAGCACTTGTATTACAGACGATCTGGGGCTATAAGGAACTACGGAAGCCACTGGAAAAAGAAGGATGGAAGAAATCAGACTTCCAG GTAAATCTAAACAATGCTTCTCGAAGCCAGAGCAGTCATTCATATGACGATACCACTCTCCCTCTCATTGACCGGAACCAGAAAACAG ATAAGAAACCTGATCGGGAAGAAATTCAGATGAGCAGTATGGGATCAAACACAAAATCTTTAG ATAACAACTATTCCACACTGAATGAGAGAGGGGACCACAACAGAACACTGGATCGATCCGGAGATCTAGGTGAAATGGAGCCATTGAAGGGAACACCCCTGATG CAGAAGATTTAG
- the CTNND1 gene encoding catenin delta-1 isoform X6, with the protein MDDSEVESTASILASVKEQEAQFEKLTRALEEERRHVSAQLERVRVSPQDANPLMANGTLTRRHQNGRFVGDADLERQKFPDLKLNGPQDHSHLVYSTIPRMQEPGQIVETYTEEDPEGAMSVVSVETSDDGTTRRTETTVKKVVKTVTTRTVQPVPVGPDGLPVDASSVSNNYIQTLGRDFRKNGNGGPGPYVGQAGTATLPRNFHYPPDGYSRHYEDGYPGSSDNYGSLSRVTRIEERYRPSMEGYRAPSRQDVYGPQPQVRVGGSSVDLHRFHPEPYGLEDDQRSMGYDDLDYGMMSDYGTARRTGTPSDPRRRLRSYEDMIGEEVPSDQYYWAPLAQHERGSLASLDSLRKGGPPPPNWRQPELPEVIAMLGFRLDAVKSNAAAYLQHLCYRNDKVKTDVRKLKGIPVLVGLLDHPKKEVHLGACGALKNISFGRDQDNKIAIKNCDGVPALVRLLRKARDMDLTEVITGTLWNLSSHDSIKMEIVDHALHALTDEVIIPHSGWEREPNEDCKPRHIEWESVLTNTAGCLRNVSSERSEARRKLRECDGLVDALIFIVQAEIGQKDSDSKLVENCVCLLRNLSYQVHREIPQAERYQEAPPSVANNTGPHAASCFGAKKGKDEWFSRGKKPTEDPANDTVDFPKRTSPARGYELLFQPEVVRIYISLLKESKTPAILEASAGAIQNLCAGRWTYGRYIRSALRQEKALSAIADLLTNEHERVVKAASGALRNLAVDARNKELIGKHAIPNLVKNLPGGQQSSSQNFSEDTVVSLLNTINEVIAENLEAAKKLRETQGIEKLVLINKSGNRSEKEVRAAALVLQTIWGYKELRKPLEKEGWKKSDFQVNLNNASRSQSSHSYDDTTLPLIDRNQKTDKKPDREEIQMSSMGSNTKSLDNNYSTLNERGDHNRTLDRSGDLGEMEPLKGTPLMKI; encoded by the exons GATCACAGTCACCTTGTGTATAGCACCATTCCCAGGATGCAGGAACCAGGGCAGATTGTGGAGACCTACACAGAGGAGGACCCTGAGGGAGCTATGTCTGTCGTTTCTGTGGAGACCTCTGATGATGGAACTACTCGGCGCACAGAGACCACA GTCAAGAAAGTGGTGAAGACTGTGACAACACGGACAGTACAGCCAGTCCCTGTGGGACCAGATGGGCTGCCTGTGGATGCCTCATCAGTTTCTAACAACTATATACAGACTTTGGGGCGTGACTTCCGCAAGAATGGCAATGGGGGACCTGGTCCCTATGTGGGGCAAGCAGGCACTGCTACCCTTCCCAGGAACTTCCACTATCCTCCTGATGGATATAGCCGCCATTATGAAGATGGTTATCCCGGTAGCAGTGACAACTATGGCAGTCTGTCCCGGGTGACCCGCATTGAGGAGCGGTACAGGCCCAGTATGGAAGGTTATCGGGCACCTAGTAGGCAGGATGTGTATGGGCCTCAGCCCCAGGTTCGGGTAGGTGGGAGCAGTGTGGATCTGCATCGTTTTCACCCGGAGCCTTATGGGCTAGAGGATGACCAGCGTAGCATGGGCTATGATGATTTGGATTATGGCATGATGTCTGATTATGGCACTGCCCGTCGGACTGGGACACCCTCTGATCCTCGCCGACGACTCAG GAGCTATGAAGACATGATTGGTGAGGAGGTGCCTTCGGACCAGTACTATTGGGCTCCTCTGGCCCAGCACGAACGGGGAAGTTTAGCAAGCTTGGATAGCCTGCGCAAGGGGGGGCCTCCACCCCCTAACTGGAGACAGCCAGAGCTGCCTGAGGTGATAGCCATGTTAGGATTCCGCTTGGATGCCGTCAAGTCTAACGCAGCTGCATACCTGCAGCACTTGTGCTATCGCAATGACAAGGTGAAGACTGATGTTCGGAAGCTCAAGGGGATCCCAGTACTGGTGGGATTGTTAGACCACCCTAAAAAGGAAGTGCACCTTGGAGCATGTGGAGCTCTCAAGAATATCTCTTTTGGGCGTGACCAGGATAACAAGATTGCTATAAAAAACTGTGATGGTGTTCCTGCCCTTGTGCGATTGCTCCGAAAGGCTCGGGATATGGACCTCACCGAAGTCATCACCG GAACCCTGTGGAATCTCTCATCCCATGACTCAATCAAAATGGAGATTGTGGACCATGCATTGCATGCCTTGACAGATGAAGTGATCATCCCACATTCTGGTTGGGAGCGGGAACCTAATGAAGATTGCAAGCCACGCCATATTGAATGGGAGTCAGTGCTCACCAACACAGCTGGCTGTCTTAG gAATGTCAGCTCAGAGAGGAGTGAAGCTCGCCGGAAACTTCGGGAATGTGATGGTTTAGTGGATGCCCTCATTTTCATTGTTCAGGCTGAGATTGGGCAGAAGGATTCAGACAGCAAG CTTGTGGAGAACTGTGTTTGCCTTCTTCGGAATCTGTCCTATCAAGTGCACCGGGAGATCCCACAGGCAGAGCGTTACCAAGAGGCACCTCCCAGTGTTGCCAACAATACTGGGCCACATGCTGCCAGTTGCTTTGGGGCCAAGAAGGGCAAAG ATGAGTGGTTCTCCAGAG ggaaaaaacccACAGAGGATCCAGCGAATGATACAGTGGATTTCCCTAAAAGAACTAGTCCAGCTCGAG GCTATGAGCTTTTATTTCAGCCAGAGGTAGTTCGGATATACATCTCACTCCTCAAAGAGAGCAAGACTCCTGCCATCCTAGAAGCCTCAGCTGGAGCCATCCAGAACTTGTGTGCTGGGCGCTGGACG TATGGCCGATACATTCGCTCTGCTCTGCGTCAAGAGAAGGCTCTTTCTGCCATCGCTGACCTCCTGACCAATGAACACGAGCGGGTAGTGAAAGCTGCATCTGGAGCACTGAGAAATCTGGCCGTGGATGCTCGCAACAAAGAACTCATTG GTAAACATGCTATTCCCAACTTGGTAAAGAATCTGCCAGGAGGGCAGCAGAGCTCTTCCCAGAATTTCTCTGAGGACACTGTGGTCTCTCTCTTGAACACCATCAACGAGGTTATTGCTGAGAACCTGGAGGCTGCCAAAAAGCTTCGAGAGACACAGGGCATTGAGAAGCTGGTGTTGATCAACAAATCAGG GAACCGTTCAGAAAAAGAAGTCCGAGCAGCAGCACTTGTATTACAGACGATCTGGGGCTATAAGGAACTACGGAAGCCACTGGAAAAAGAAGGATGGAAGAAATCAGACTTCCAG GTAAATCTAAACAATGCTTCTCGAAGCCAGAGCAGTCATTCATATGACGATACCACTCTCCCTCTCATTGACCGGAACCAGAAAACAG ATAAGAAACCTGATCGGGAAGAAATTCAGATGAGCAGTATGGGATCAAACACAAAATCTTTAG ATAACAACTATTCCACACTGAATGAGAGAGGGGACCACAACAGAACACTGGATCGATCCGGAGATCTAGGTGAAATGGAGCCATTGAAGGGAACACCCCTGATG AAGATTTAG
- the CTNND1 gene encoding catenin delta-1 isoform X3, translating to MDDSEVESTASILASVKEQEAQFEKLTRALEEERRHVSAQLERVRVSPQDANPLMANGTLTRRHQNGRFVGDADLERQKFPDLKLNGPQDHSHLVYSTIPRMQEPGQIVETYTEEDPEGAMSVVSVETSDDGTTRRTETTVKKVVKTVTTRTVQPVPVGPDGLPVDASSVSNNYIQTLGRDFRKNGNGGPGPYVGQAGTATLPRNFHYPPDGYSRHYEDGYPGSSDNYGSLSRVTRIEERYRPSMEGYRAPSRQDVYGPQPQVRVGGSSVDLHRFHPEPYGLEDDQRSMGYDDLDYGMMSDYGTARRTGTPSDPRRRLRSYEDMIGEEVPSDQYYWAPLAQHERGSLASLDSLRKGGPPPPNWRQPELPEVIAMLGFRLDAVKSNAAAYLQHLCYRNDKVKTDVRKLKGIPVLVGLLDHPKKEVHLGACGALKNISFGRDQDNKIAIKNCDGVPALVRLLRKARDMDLTEVITGTLWNLSSHDSIKMEIVDHALHALTDEVIIPHSGWEREPNEDCKPRHIEWESVLTNTAGCLRNVSSERSEARRKLRECDGLVDALIFIVQAEIGQKDSDSKLVENCVCLLRNLSYQVHREIPQAERYQEAPPSVANNTGPHAASCFGAKKGKDEWFSRGKKPTEDPANDTVDFPKRTSPARGYELLFQPEVVRIYISLLKESKTPAILEASAGAIQNLCAGRWTYGRYIRSALRQEKALSAIADLLTNEHERVVKAASGALRNLAVDARNKELIGKHAIPNLVKNLPGGQQSSSQNFSEDTVVSLLNTINEVIAENLEAAKKLRETQGIEKLVLINKSGNRSEKEVRAAALVLQTIWGYKELRKPLEKEGWKKSDFQVNLNNASRSQSSHSYDDTTLPLIDRNQKTDNNYSTLNERGDHNRTLDRSGDLGEMEPLKGTPLMQDEGQESLEEELDVLVLDDEGDQVSNPSMQKI from the exons GATCACAGTCACCTTGTGTATAGCACCATTCCCAGGATGCAGGAACCAGGGCAGATTGTGGAGACCTACACAGAGGAGGACCCTGAGGGAGCTATGTCTGTCGTTTCTGTGGAGACCTCTGATGATGGAACTACTCGGCGCACAGAGACCACA GTCAAGAAAGTGGTGAAGACTGTGACAACACGGACAGTACAGCCAGTCCCTGTGGGACCAGATGGGCTGCCTGTGGATGCCTCATCAGTTTCTAACAACTATATACAGACTTTGGGGCGTGACTTCCGCAAGAATGGCAATGGGGGACCTGGTCCCTATGTGGGGCAAGCAGGCACTGCTACCCTTCCCAGGAACTTCCACTATCCTCCTGATGGATATAGCCGCCATTATGAAGATGGTTATCCCGGTAGCAGTGACAACTATGGCAGTCTGTCCCGGGTGACCCGCATTGAGGAGCGGTACAGGCCCAGTATGGAAGGTTATCGGGCACCTAGTAGGCAGGATGTGTATGGGCCTCAGCCCCAGGTTCGGGTAGGTGGGAGCAGTGTGGATCTGCATCGTTTTCACCCGGAGCCTTATGGGCTAGAGGATGACCAGCGTAGCATGGGCTATGATGATTTGGATTATGGCATGATGTCTGATTATGGCACTGCCCGTCGGACTGGGACACCCTCTGATCCTCGCCGACGACTCAG GAGCTATGAAGACATGATTGGTGAGGAGGTGCCTTCGGACCAGTACTATTGGGCTCCTCTGGCCCAGCACGAACGGGGAAGTTTAGCAAGCTTGGATAGCCTGCGCAAGGGGGGGCCTCCACCCCCTAACTGGAGACAGCCAGAGCTGCCTGAGGTGATAGCCATGTTAGGATTCCGCTTGGATGCCGTCAAGTCTAACGCAGCTGCATACCTGCAGCACTTGTGCTATCGCAATGACAAGGTGAAGACTGATGTTCGGAAGCTCAAGGGGATCCCAGTACTGGTGGGATTGTTAGACCACCCTAAAAAGGAAGTGCACCTTGGAGCATGTGGAGCTCTCAAGAATATCTCTTTTGGGCGTGACCAGGATAACAAGATTGCTATAAAAAACTGTGATGGTGTTCCTGCCCTTGTGCGATTGCTCCGAAAGGCTCGGGATATGGACCTCACCGAAGTCATCACCG GAACCCTGTGGAATCTCTCATCCCATGACTCAATCAAAATGGAGATTGTGGACCATGCATTGCATGCCTTGACAGATGAAGTGATCATCCCACATTCTGGTTGGGAGCGGGAACCTAATGAAGATTGCAAGCCACGCCATATTGAATGGGAGTCAGTGCTCACCAACACAGCTGGCTGTCTTAG gAATGTCAGCTCAGAGAGGAGTGAAGCTCGCCGGAAACTTCGGGAATGTGATGGTTTAGTGGATGCCCTCATTTTCATTGTTCAGGCTGAGATTGGGCAGAAGGATTCAGACAGCAAG CTTGTGGAGAACTGTGTTTGCCTTCTTCGGAATCTGTCCTATCAAGTGCACCGGGAGATCCCACAGGCAGAGCGTTACCAAGAGGCACCTCCCAGTGTTGCCAACAATACTGGGCCACATGCTGCCAGTTGCTTTGGGGCCAAGAAGGGCAAAG ATGAGTGGTTCTCCAGAG ggaaaaaacccACAGAGGATCCAGCGAATGATACAGTGGATTTCCCTAAAAGAACTAGTCCAGCTCGAG GCTATGAGCTTTTATTTCAGCCAGAGGTAGTTCGGATATACATCTCACTCCTCAAAGAGAGCAAGACTCCTGCCATCCTAGAAGCCTCAGCTGGAGCCATCCAGAACTTGTGTGCTGGGCGCTGGACG TATGGCCGATACATTCGCTCTGCTCTGCGTCAAGAGAAGGCTCTTTCTGCCATCGCTGACCTCCTGACCAATGAACACGAGCGGGTAGTGAAAGCTGCATCTGGAGCACTGAGAAATCTGGCCGTGGATGCTCGCAACAAAGAACTCATTG GTAAACATGCTATTCCCAACTTGGTAAAGAATCTGCCAGGAGGGCAGCAGAGCTCTTCCCAGAATTTCTCTGAGGACACTGTGGTCTCTCTCTTGAACACCATCAACGAGGTTATTGCTGAGAACCTGGAGGCTGCCAAAAAGCTTCGAGAGACACAGGGCATTGAGAAGCTGGTGTTGATCAACAAATCAGG GAACCGTTCAGAAAAAGAAGTCCGAGCAGCAGCACTTGTATTACAGACGATCTGGGGCTATAAGGAACTACGGAAGCCACTGGAAAAAGAAGGATGGAAGAAATCAGACTTCCAG GTAAATCTAAACAATGCTTCTCGAAGCCAGAGCAGTCATTCATATGACGATACCACTCTCCCTCTCATTGACCGGAACCAGAAAACAG ATAACAACTATTCCACACTGAATGAGAGAGGGGACCACAACAGAACACTGGATCGATCCGGAGATCTAGGTGAAATGGAGCCATTGAAGGGAACACCCCTGATG CAGGACGAGGGGCAGGAATCTCTGGAGGAAGAGTTGGATGTGTTGGTTTTGGATGATGAGGGGGACCAAGTGTCTAACCCCTCCATG CAGAAGATTTAG
- the CTNND1 gene encoding catenin delta-1 isoform X11, protein MDDSEVESTASILASVKEQEAQFEKLTRALEEERRHVSAQLERVRVSPQDANPLMANGTLTRRHQNGRFVGDADLERQKFPDLKLNGPQDHSHLVYSTIPRMQEPGQIVETYTEEDPEGAMSVVSVETSDDGTTRRTETTVKKVVKTVTTRTVQPVPVGPDGLPVDASSVSNNYIQTLGRDFRKNGNGGPGPYVGQAGTATLPRNFHYPPDGYSRHYEDGYPGSSDNYGSLSRVTRIEERYRPSMEGYRAPSRQDVYGPQPQVRVGGSSVDLHRFHPEPYGLEDDQRSMGYDDLDYGMMSDYGTARRTGTPSDPRRRLRSYEDMIGEEVPSDQYYWAPLAQHERGSLASLDSLRKGGPPPPNWRQPELPEVIAMLGFRLDAVKSNAAAYLQHLCYRNDKVKTDVRKLKGIPVLVGLLDHPKKEVHLGACGALKNISFGRDQDNKIAIKNCDGVPALVRLLRKARDMDLTEVITGTLWNLSSHDSIKMEIVDHALHALTDEVIIPHSGWEREPNEDCKPRHIEWESVLTNTAGCLRNVSSERSEARRKLRECDGLVDALIFIVQAEIGQKDSDSKLVENCVCLLRNLSYQVHREIPQAERYQEAPPSVANNTGPHAASCFGAKKGKGKKPTEDPANDTVDFPKRTSPARGYELLFQPEVVRIYISLLKESKTPAILEASAGAIQNLCAGRWTYGRYIRSALRQEKALSAIADLLTNEHERVVKAASGALRNLAVDARNKELIGKHAIPNLVKNLPGGQQSSSQNFSEDTVVSLLNTINEVIAENLEAAKKLRETQGIEKLVLINKSGNRSEKEVRAAALVLQTIWGYKELRKPLEKEGWKKSDFQVNLNNASRSQSSHSYDDTTLPLIDRNQKTDNNYSTLNERGDHNRTLDRSGDLGEMEPLKGTPLMQKI, encoded by the exons GATCACAGTCACCTTGTGTATAGCACCATTCCCAGGATGCAGGAACCAGGGCAGATTGTGGAGACCTACACAGAGGAGGACCCTGAGGGAGCTATGTCTGTCGTTTCTGTGGAGACCTCTGATGATGGAACTACTCGGCGCACAGAGACCACA GTCAAGAAAGTGGTGAAGACTGTGACAACACGGACAGTACAGCCAGTCCCTGTGGGACCAGATGGGCTGCCTGTGGATGCCTCATCAGTTTCTAACAACTATATACAGACTTTGGGGCGTGACTTCCGCAAGAATGGCAATGGGGGACCTGGTCCCTATGTGGGGCAAGCAGGCACTGCTACCCTTCCCAGGAACTTCCACTATCCTCCTGATGGATATAGCCGCCATTATGAAGATGGTTATCCCGGTAGCAGTGACAACTATGGCAGTCTGTCCCGGGTGACCCGCATTGAGGAGCGGTACAGGCCCAGTATGGAAGGTTATCGGGCACCTAGTAGGCAGGATGTGTATGGGCCTCAGCCCCAGGTTCGGGTAGGTGGGAGCAGTGTGGATCTGCATCGTTTTCACCCGGAGCCTTATGGGCTAGAGGATGACCAGCGTAGCATGGGCTATGATGATTTGGATTATGGCATGATGTCTGATTATGGCACTGCCCGTCGGACTGGGACACCCTCTGATCCTCGCCGACGACTCAG GAGCTATGAAGACATGATTGGTGAGGAGGTGCCTTCGGACCAGTACTATTGGGCTCCTCTGGCCCAGCACGAACGGGGAAGTTTAGCAAGCTTGGATAGCCTGCGCAAGGGGGGGCCTCCACCCCCTAACTGGAGACAGCCAGAGCTGCCTGAGGTGATAGCCATGTTAGGATTCCGCTTGGATGCCGTCAAGTCTAACGCAGCTGCATACCTGCAGCACTTGTGCTATCGCAATGACAAGGTGAAGACTGATGTTCGGAAGCTCAAGGGGATCCCAGTACTGGTGGGATTGTTAGACCACCCTAAAAAGGAAGTGCACCTTGGAGCATGTGGAGCTCTCAAGAATATCTCTTTTGGGCGTGACCAGGATAACAAGATTGCTATAAAAAACTGTGATGGTGTTCCTGCCCTTGTGCGATTGCTCCGAAAGGCTCGGGATATGGACCTCACCGAAGTCATCACCG GAACCCTGTGGAATCTCTCATCCCATGACTCAATCAAAATGGAGATTGTGGACCATGCATTGCATGCCTTGACAGATGAAGTGATCATCCCACATTCTGGTTGGGAGCGGGAACCTAATGAAGATTGCAAGCCACGCCATATTGAATGGGAGTCAGTGCTCACCAACACAGCTGGCTGTCTTAG gAATGTCAGCTCAGAGAGGAGTGAAGCTCGCCGGAAACTTCGGGAATGTGATGGTTTAGTGGATGCCCTCATTTTCATTGTTCAGGCTGAGATTGGGCAGAAGGATTCAGACAGCAAG CTTGTGGAGAACTGTGTTTGCCTTCTTCGGAATCTGTCCTATCAAGTGCACCGGGAGATCCCACAGGCAGAGCGTTACCAAGAGGCACCTCCCAGTGTTGCCAACAATACTGGGCCACATGCTGCCAGTTGCTTTGGGGCCAAGAAGGGCAAAG ggaaaaaacccACAGAGGATCCAGCGAATGATACAGTGGATTTCCCTAAAAGAACTAGTCCAGCTCGAG GCTATGAGCTTTTATTTCAGCCAGAGGTAGTTCGGATATACATCTCACTCCTCAAAGAGAGCAAGACTCCTGCCATCCTAGAAGCCTCAGCTGGAGCCATCCAGAACTTGTGTGCTGGGCGCTGGACG TATGGCCGATACATTCGCTCTGCTCTGCGTCAAGAGAAGGCTCTTTCTGCCATCGCTGACCTCCTGACCAATGAACACGAGCGGGTAGTGAAAGCTGCATCTGGAGCACTGAGAAATCTGGCCGTGGATGCTCGCAACAAAGAACTCATTG GTAAACATGCTATTCCCAACTTGGTAAAGAATCTGCCAGGAGGGCAGCAGAGCTCTTCCCAGAATTTCTCTGAGGACACTGTGGTCTCTCTCTTGAACACCATCAACGAGGTTATTGCTGAGAACCTGGAGGCTGCCAAAAAGCTTCGAGAGACACAGGGCATTGAGAAGCTGGTGTTGATCAACAAATCAGG GAACCGTTCAGAAAAAGAAGTCCGAGCAGCAGCACTTGTATTACAGACGATCTGGGGCTATAAGGAACTACGGAAGCCACTGGAAAAAGAAGGATGGAAGAAATCAGACTTCCAG GTAAATCTAAACAATGCTTCTCGAAGCCAGAGCAGTCATTCATATGACGATACCACTCTCCCTCTCATTGACCGGAACCAGAAAACAG ATAACAACTATTCCACACTGAATGAGAGAGGGGACCACAACAGAACACTGGATCGATCCGGAGATCTAGGTGAAATGGAGCCATTGAAGGGAACACCCCTGATG CAGAAGATTTAG